The DNA region tggctcgatatatgtttatgatttctgggacgttatgtgacatgttTCGTAATGATATCTCGAGAGCCCTAAGTGTGACTgttattcggatactcgagcatTGATTTGTCTACTAATCCATTgggtctgtaatgatgatttatgtgcatatggtttctcaccactctgctcgtgcgaactgttgttacatctttcaccgagtccggggccgggtatgtattcgtgcacagttcactgcattattcaccgagtccctcactagagggccgggtacggtatatatatgattagttcaccgagtccctcactagagggccgggtacggtatatatgcatatgatgacatgatgatatgatgacatgatgacatgatgacatgatgattctatttaccgaatccctcactagagggccaggtacggtatatatatatatatatatatatatatatatatgatgatgatgatgacatgatgacgaTTTGCTTATGATTCTAAGTTCCagaatgaattggatatgatattgacatgcacgattatgtttcaaaggcaagcttTGTGGTTTCTGGTTACTATACTACTTTTCCGTACTCCGTACTTCGCATGTCGTTTTACGTATTTCATTTACATGCTTTAtactcgtaccgaccccttgacccgggtcgcgtttcatgccacgcagtgtatagtacgagtagaagatgttagaaATGTTCcggattggcaagctccttttCCTCctggagtgccgccgagtcagagtgtttatgttatggtatcttgggttatgttagagactttgcagacagagtcacgtatagtaTATGTCAGtgttgtaagcggctctgtaagccgatgtattattatgcattatgttacaagtttcatatgtatctgcattttccttgatttgagaagaacgaaaagcatgtttttcgagaagcttacattatgcattcatgtcatgatttctgatgattatgagtatcacgagagtcagcgggttcgctcagccctaagtaaggggcgggtgcccatcatgccctatggaaagttagggtgtgacaaattgtagttgtattaattttccataaacctaatatgaactttatatacgaaaaatgtgaatgaaattctaagttttgagcgagatatacacatttcatacataaaattttgagcgaaaaaaatatttaaaaaataattttttttaaaaaaatatatttaaaatatatatatatatatatatattttaaaaagcatgttttatatagggtttgtaatgttatgttttgtaaatataaaactatcgtcacgttttgtaaatatttctccttaagatatatatatatatatacgtagttgaCCCTAAAATTTATATGTCGACCCATgtacaattacaacaacaacgtaTCCAGTGCAATTCTATAAGTGGGGTTCTCGTGAAGGCAGAGAGATTGTTTCCAGAAGACTCCCGGCTTAAGTGCAGCAAATCAAAACaattatgaaaaagaaaaatataatagtGAAGAAAACATGACAACTACTATGGAAAGCATTACAGAGCATATAGAAAAAGACAGTAACACAACGAAATAATGTGATAgtagaaagaaaataaacaacAGATAGTAATATATATCAAATGGCAACAAACTACATGAATAGGGCTACTACTATGACTGACACGGTGTTCTAGACTACCACCATTCCTATCCTACTTAAAAACGAGACACCgctcaactacctactaacAATCTACCATAATCCACTATCTctccctcctatctaaggtcatatcCTTGGTAAGCTGAAGATGCTGCATGTCATATCTAATTACTTcttccaatacttcttcggctaCCTCTACCTCTTTTCATACCTACCTTATCCAACCTTTCTCACCTCCTTTCTGAGGCATTTGCTCTTCTCATCTTCACACGCTCGAACCATCGATCTCGTTTCTTTCACGTTGTCCACCACGGAGGCCCGAATATCATCATTTCTAATCCTATCCCtcctagtatgcccacacatTCATCTGAACATTCTCATATCCGCAACTTGCATCTTCTGAActtgagagttcttgactggccaaaaCTCCACCCCATACAACAAggttggtctaaccaccactctgtAGAACCTACCTATGTACAACTAAAGCTTAGAAATTAAACTATCGAGTCATTACATATAATTTAGGCTAAAAGGTTTATTGTTAATAAATTTCACTGTTCCCCTTATCATTAACATTTCCGCTATAGCAATTTAGTTTATTACTCTTAAATACTACTTCATTCATCCCATTTTATGTGAAGGCGATTGATCGAAGAATGTATGCCTGAAtattattttcacaaaaaatcaaaattatcaCTTTAAATGAGTGCTAAAGAAAGTTCCGCACATCtttcattgtcacgacccgactagaggccgcgacgggtacccgaggctgaccaccgagcaccactcattctatgtcTTATCCTGCCTTCGTTCACATTTCTTatcgtttataatcatagaaaaatgatttttcagttagaacatatttacttacataaacataggccctttaggctatcaaaataacaaTATACATATGCTTGTATATACATGacgactatgggaccatactacccacacatacgcatctacgagcctctactaggaCACTgaacatctggacgggacaggaccccgccgtgcccaaaatacatgtacacaaaatgatgtctcgaatagcacctccggaataaaggaggctTCGCAACTCCGCCGATGGCTACCgtgaatcggcaccgtctccccgtctacctctagcatgaacacggcgtcaaaaaagagaaggacgtcaagacgaatattgtaccgagtatgtaaagcatgacgagtaatgatggagaaacataacggtaatgtATGAGATAACATAAGACGGGaaacattaacattctcttcataataCTTCCCGTTTTCCGTaggacgttccatgttctattccGTGCTCGTATACATGCactcatatcttttacttacttacctctcatatctattctcttgtcatactcatgctcgtatcacgtactttgcatatacatagcccttactcggcacttatgGTATTAGCATATCCGTGCTCTAATcgctgtcatatacatagcatactcgtACTCGTAATGATGTcgtatacttatctcattcgtactcacatggaCGTGATGCAtatggcataatcatacatataacgtAATCATactcatgaaaatatcatacatgtatcataatcgtattcatataggtcggTATCATTCGTACTTGTATTCATATAGAGTaagtatcattcgtactcggttCTTCGGCTCGATGgaatcgctagcatacgtactcggcctcTCTCGGCTCGATTACATtcggtatacgtactcggccctcttgggctcgatgggatccCCGGTatgcgtactcggccctcttgggctcgataggcttaggactatacgtactcggccctcatgggctcgatgaGCTTAGtggcatacgtactcggccctcatgggctcgatagacttgatggcattcgtactcggccctcatgggctcgatacatacatatatacatatatatcacataggggtatcatgaccttaacatatctagtcatcatcttgcattcatcatatcgtcataatacatatatttgtgcatagacaccatatacttcatatgcttcatatacttgtcatcatacattatcgtaggttcattgctatcatttatttcatgaacatattattctttcatCTTTAATCGTGTCATAATCGCATCGTAAGCATATCCTATTTTAGCATTCTTACATCACATATAACTATACATACCCTTAACACATACATTTGAACTCAAGACGTCTACATTTATATCGGGGTAACATAAGGTCGTAGAccccgacttcgttatggaacgttcatacgtattctgcctcaccatgaaggaacaagcataggGTAATGATCAATgccattagattacatatatagcGTCATTAGCGTCTTGGGAGCATCATACcgtagactatagcatctctagtcttAGCTTACTACcgtcattatcgttatcatgctCATAgcttatctcttatctcgtatggctatccatgagtgaggactcttgactttcttggaaaTGGGACATTCGTAGTAaggaggaatttcatgccatagaattcatgccttgaaaagaaagggctaagctttacatacctttgtcgtttagcttattctatcgcttgctcgttctcctttaatgctctcgtttaccttcaatggaattcgtatcaacattagctataaaatcgtaaaaacatacttactaaagctatagaaatttgggcagcgcttcctttgtttatactactttccgccatattccatatcaactcccaacattcataataatcatcacatatgattaacaacaatcatcattcattcatatgattcgcatttcataatttacctcaatttcccataatcatgactaaaaatccatcgtcacattctttcgtatccaatacttatttcatgttctataagtcatttataacgtatttatatcatcaacaaccaacattcatgattcaattccaactatgtctcaaaacgtcactattcatcattcataacccattttgctattctcttttaatgaccaagtatttcaactcccaaataccttaaacaacatataaacatcatgaatcttaccttagatgttttaggaataagccttggttgctaatacctctttgagcaaaaccctagttcttccgtcttgagatttcttgaccttgatagctttaatggagtttcttaggcttgattctcctcaaatcttgttatcaatccttgatctccttagttttcttgtggatgaaatgtttggaaggttctagaggtgtggagagggtggaagtcgtgtatggaaatgaataaaatgaagtgggcatcacttatataaacttagaacatttcggTGTCGGGGACTCCACGGActcgttccacggtccgtgaaCCCAGGTTGGTCGTGGAaccggtcgtggttcacgaccagccagacCTCTCCTCGCTGCCcattccacgaaccattccacggtccgtggaatattatatgggccgtggaagtggtcgtggaaatcatcGCTTTCGCcaagttgttctcgtcgtttcgtttgatctccaatccttatggaaccttcttaacacttgtttatcacttcattagcaatctaggGATCACTATAACTCTCCTTCATAACATCCTTAGGGTATCACTAACCCGATACTCGTAGTTTTCGTCCAACGCGCTAACTTGTAAcatcgattcccttaacaactttctcacttCCGGATGTcttttggaaatcttaattaggactacaATTTCTCTTCCTTGCTTATCTACCCCTCGTATTCATCACGCCCTTCGTGAGTCTACTCGCTTGTACGCCaagggaaattttccaaggtgtaacattcatTTTCTACCTCATTATAAACAAATGACGTTACCAAGAATGAATAATGAAGACgctaaaagtaattaaaaaggggaaaactacgtttatatacatgttaaggagaaatttttacgaaacgtgacggtagttttctttatttacaaaacataacgatatattacgaaacatgacggattttcatatattttttgtttttttattttttttccagaaaatattttttttaaataataattttaaaataaaattattttaatttttttttatatttttttaaaaaatatataaatatatatatatatatatatatatatatatatatatatattttgctcaaaggcttaaaaaattacctcaaatttttgtgtatgaaagccgtatgaaaaatgcatgaatgtatatgtgtgagcgaaatttttaatataattgtcatacacaaaattgtgagcgaaaactttaagccttaaatattgtatgaaagttgttataatgttgttgtagttataTTGATTTTCCgtaaacctaatatgaactttatacaaaaatgtgaatgaaattaaGTCAAATGAGATATACACGTTTCATATCATTCTCTTGCATAAAATTTTCAGTGTAAtatttaagccttgatcgagatgTACACACTTCATatgttcttcatacataaaatttgagcgaactttttaagccttgagcaagatatacacatttcatacacaaaatttgagtgattattttaagtcttgaatgttgtgtcaaagttgtatacaatgttgttgtagttgtattaattttatagaaatctaacatgaactttatacacgaaaatgtgagcgaaattttaagacttgagcgagatacaaatttcataccgttttcatacacataattttgagcggattttttaagccttgaacgagatatacacatttcatacatttttcataccgttttcatacactaaattttgagcgaactttttaagccttgagcgaaatatacacatttcatacataaatttttgagcgaaaaaaatattttaaaaaataaaaaataataattaatttttaaaaaattaaaaaatattttatttaaaaaaaattgttttttttttaaagcatgttttgtatagattttgtaatgttatgttttgtaaatataaaactatcgtcacgtttcgtaaatatttctccttaagatgtatatatatgtagttatCCATTAAAAAGTCAAATTTGTTCGTACTAATTTTTAGACAAATTAAAAGAAGGTAAACTTACAGGAATAGCTACCTTTTAGTAGGTTCTTACCTCTAGTAACTACCTTTTCAATATTACCAACTATAGCTACTATTTAATGAACATATGTATTTTAACAggtatatttatttgttttcaaatacatagtgattttttttttctttgatgtatttcagtgattttttttgCTATAATGTATTtctgtgtctttttttttttttaatgcatttcagtgattttttttgaatgtattttagtgattttttttttgatgtatttcagtggtttttttttttatgtatttctttgatgtatttcaaatacattgtgtacattccaactacatatgaagccaaatacattcaaattttcatgtatttgaatggatttcaacaaatacattcagatacaagataaaaaaattcaaatatgacaaatacattcaaaaacagtgtgtttggctattaacaaaatacactcaaaaaatacaaacacaaatacattcaaaaattgtgtatttgtgagatgtagaatttttgaatgtatttgtatttggcttttaacaaatacacacaaaaaaataaaaaatacacacGGCCGGATCTGAGACACCACAACCAtcaaaaaccctaatctctccaccaccaccaaaaccctaatctgagacaccaccaccacaaaaaaccctaatctctccaccactaccaaaaccctaatctctccacctCCACGTCATCTTCTCCGTCGCCATCTCAAAATCAGTGCCATCCAAACAACACGGATTAGTGATTGAACACGGTTATGAAGGTTAAGACGTAGGCCCACTAATGCTCACGTGGTATCGAGAGACGAGGATCGGGGGTCGTCAAGGGAAAGGGGGCCTCTAGGGAGGGGGTCACGACGGAGAGCGTTGATTGGTGGTTCGATACGGAGGCGGCGTTTGCGACGACGGCGACGTTCGGTGGCGGCTTCTTCGGTGGAGAAGAAAGCGAACGAGCGGTGAGGGAGATGGAAGTTAGCGTTTGGCAGTGGATGAGAGTGGAGGggggatgttgttatggtttggGTGATGGAGGAAGAACGACGGAAAGAGCGGAGGAGTAAGGCATAGAGTGCCGGGCGATGGCGGTGAGGTTCTAGGTGAAAGTGGAAATGACTGGGTTTAAACCCTAGAGGTTGAATTTTGCAGAGAAGAGATGATGAGAGGACGAGGTTTAACTAACACTCTGTTTGGATGAAGAGAGATTTTTAGggttttgataaaaaaaatcaaatgggtaagtgattgaaaaaaaaagaaagatatatatacatttgggtatatatttttgatatagctacccattgtaatttaaaaaatttaattacctactaaatataattaaataaaaaataattaatattaataattaggtcttaaaaaaagctacaatgagtaaaaattccttaaaagaaaaagttgtcACATAAGCCTGAGTATTAGTGGAAGGCTTGATGAAAGTAGAGTCCAATCCTCATATTTTGGGCCCTTGAACCACTTTGGCCCTCTTAACCATTCAGACAATAAGAGCATGGCCCGCAATCCAATAAAAAGGGCACCTATATTCCAGCACCTACGCACCTATTGGAACAAAACGAGAGCCAGCAGCGTGCTGTTGGACTTGTGTTCGTTCACCCACCAATTTTCCGATTTGCAAAATGGATCCCGACAGCGTGTCAAAAGCATTTGTGGATCACTACTACTCCACCTTCGATACCAATCGTGCTGGGCTTGCTAACCTTTACCAGGAAAACTCTATGTTGAATTTTGAAGGTCAGAAATATCAGGGTCCTCAAAGCATTGCAGGTAAGTTGACTAGTCTCCCTTTCCAGCAGTGCAAGCATCAGATCAACACTGTTGATTGTCAGCCCTCTGGTCCTGCTGGTGGTATGCTTGTCTTTGTTAGTGGCAGTCTTAGCCTCCCCGGTGAACAACACGCGCTCAAGTTCAGTCAGGTAATTTTATTACTACTTCTAGTACTACTGCTCGATGTGTTCATTTCAGGACTGATGTCCGATTGTTACATTTGAGTTTAATTTTCCGTATCATTAGGGTTTAGTTTTGCTTGTTTAATTAGATATTAAGGATTGCTCCCTTATTGCGATTGATTATTCGTTGCGGATTTCTTATAGAATATTAATTTTACCACTAGTACTACTCGATGTGTTCATTTTAGGACTGATTTCCTATGAGTATTACATTGAAGGATCTTGTGGTTAGGGTTAAATCACATTTCCGTATCGCAGATGCCATTAGGGTTTAATTTTCCATGTCCTAGTTTGTTGTTTGGTCCGTTAATTCGATGATAAGGCTTGCTCCTGTATTGCAATTGATTATTGTTGCGGATTTCTTAGAGAATATTAGATCGGATGTAAGACGCCTAGATTTTCATTTCTGAACATCAGTGCATTGGAGTGCAATCCTGATGCATGAATATAATGATTACGGCAAATTGCAATAGACTTGtgttggaaaaaataattaaaagttgtaggaaaccaaaattgattaggatttgatattttaattcatgtctagttaggatttatagtcaaatttACATAGGAATATGTTTTCCAGTTTATAGTCAAAATAGGTTtcatactattataaataggggtgCTGCTAGCTACTTTCAGAACTAGAGATAGTGTGGAGAATTGTAGAGAGCACTCAAAGATTTATTGGAGTTTATGAATAAAATAGTTTCATTCAACTTGTAGTACTTTAAGGAGTCTATAACACCAGTCCACTTTTTAACCATTTGAGGATTGCTTGAAATTGGTGGTCATTTGTGGTAGGGAAATGGGGCCTACCTGAGATTCTCAAAATTTGGATAAGGCATGTGGAATTTTGTTTTTTCAGTTGCTATACTATTTGAAGGGGCAGTTTAGTCT from Lycium ferocissimum isolate CSIRO_LF1 chromosome 2, AGI_CSIRO_Lferr_CH_V1, whole genome shotgun sequence includes:
- the LOC132038307 gene encoding nuclear transport factor 2B-like: MDPDSVSKAFVDHYYSTFDTNRAGLANLYQENSMLNFEGQKYQGPQSIAGKLTSLPFQQCKHQINTVDCQPSGPAGGMLVFVSGSLSLPGEQHALKFSQMFHLIPTPQGSFYVQNDIFRLNYA